Proteins encoded within one genomic window of Chloroflexota bacterium:
- a CDS encoding ABC transporter ATP-binding protein: MSVPRQAVPPAETSIADTADPPPRAELQDVTFAYREDQPIFDAFSWQVTPGDAWAVIGPSGCGKSTLLYLLTGLRQPQAGAVQVDGSAVGKPRPSSTTGLILQDYGLLPWATVWDNVRLGLQLRGAPRAQQEEQVAYWLERLDIAALRDHYPAQISGGQRQRAAIARTLVFQPNLLLMDEPFNSLDALTRERLQNVVLELIQEHGLTTVLVTHNIEEAVFLGQRVLVLDQPPTAAGTVFENGHEDSHNYRSSPEFLAQCTALRALLAGLGA, from the coding sequence ATGAGTGTACCCCGTCAAGCCGTTCCGCCTGCGGAGACTAGCATTGCCGACACCGCAGACCCCCCGCCTCGCGCGGAACTTCAAGACGTGACGTTCGCTTACCGAGAAGACCAACCAATCTTCGATGCCTTTTCTTGGCAAGTCACACCAGGCGATGCCTGGGCCGTGATCGGCCCTTCCGGCTGCGGCAAGTCCACCCTGCTCTACCTGCTTACGGGCTTGCGCCAGCCGCAAGCGGGCGCGGTGCAGGTGGACGGCAGCGCGGTGGGAAAGCCGCGCCCCAGCAGCACGACAGGGCTGATTTTGCAAGACTACGGCCTGCTGCCGTGGGCGACGGTGTGGGACAATGTGCGGCTCGGCCTGCAATTGCGCGGCGCGCCGCGCGCGCAGCAGGAAGAGCAGGTGGCATACTGGCTGGAACGTCTCGACATCGCCGCGCTGCGCGATCACTATCCGGCTCAAATCTCCGGCGGCCAGCGCCAGCGCGCAGCTATCGCCCGCACCCTTGTCTTCCAGCCCAACTTGCTGCTGATGGACGAGCCGTTCAACTCGCTGGATGCCCTCACCCGCGAACGCCTGCAGAACGTTGTGCTGGAGTTAATCCAGGAACACGGGCTCACCACGGTGCTCGTGACCCACAATATCGAGGAGGCGGTCTTTCTCGGCCAACGCGTGCTCGTCTTGGACCAGCCACCCACCGCCGCTGGAACGGTCTTCGAGAACGGCCACGAGGATTCCCACAATTACCGCTCCTCACCAGAGTTTCTGGCCCAATGCACTGCGCTCCGCGCCTTGCTGGCCGGATTGGGCGCATAG
- a CDS encoding UbiX family flavin prenyltransferase, producing the protein MKIQNRQLPVVVGITAASGAALTERCVTWLAAHGVPLYVTCSNNGRLVWQQELDESLEEAAVRWSHAGDVTLIDVGDEAALIASGSLLTAGMIIVPCSTGSAAAIANGICTNVLHRAAEVTIKERRPLVLVPRETPLSAIHLESWLKLARLGVTIVPPMLTFYNHPKDIQDMVDFSVGRALTLLGFPDALPDRLRYHL; encoded by the coding sequence GTGAAGATTCAGAATCGGCAGTTGCCCGTAGTCGTCGGCATCACGGCGGCCAGCGGCGCGGCGTTGACGGAGCGTTGCGTCACGTGGCTGGCGGCGCACGGTGTGCCCTTGTACGTGACGTGCAGCAATAACGGCCGGCTGGTGTGGCAGCAAGAGCTGGATGAGTCGCTTGAGGAGGCTGCTGTTCGCTGGTCGCACGCGGGCGACGTGACGCTGATTGACGTGGGCGACGAGGCCGCCTTGATTGCCAGCGGCAGTCTGCTCACTGCGGGGATGATCATCGTCCCGTGCAGCACGGGATCGGCGGCAGCCATCGCCAACGGCATCTGCACGAACGTGCTCCACCGCGCGGCGGAAGTCACCATCAAAGAAAGGCGGCCGCTGGTACTCGTGCCCCGTGAAACGCCGCTCTCCGCTATCCACCTCGAGTCCTGGCTGAAGCTCGCGCGGCTGGGGGTCACCATCGTGCCGCCCATGCTTACCTTCTACAACCACCCCAAGGACATCCAGGACATGGTGGATTTCAGTGTGGGCCGCGCTCTCACGCTGCTTGGCTTCCCGGATGCCCTTCCCGATCGCTTGCGCTACCATCTGTAG
- a CDS encoding CTP synthase, giving the protein MADTVGNADSVEDADSVEDANIRHVAKHIFVTGGVVSSVGKGVTVAAIGRLLKSRGIRVSIQKLDPYINVDPGTMSPYQHGEVFVTEDGAETDLDLGHYERFIDEPLTRESNVTSGQVFEHVIEKERRGDYLGGTVQMIPHITDEIRERILRVGETTNADVVIVEVGGTIGHIESLPFIESIRQLRRMLGRENVFYIHVTLLPYIGSTGELKTKPTQHSVQELRRLGIQPEMIICRSDYEMPPELREKIALFCDVDEPAVIPLVTFSSIYEVPMYLENIGIGNLLVDALRLPAQEPDLSIWEKIVEHVTSSHAPLEIAIVGKYTQLPDAYLSVTEALRHACAANQVNLKLKWVNAEDVETDGPEAHLADVRGIVVPGGFGPRGIEGKIMAARYARENSIPYLGLCLGLQVAVIEFARAVLGEQANSTEFDPESPHPVIDQMESQRGVTKKGGTMRLGAYPCALEPGTIAAAAYGESLVYERHRHRWEVNDRYKDVLAERGFRVSGVWPEGGLAEIMERTDHPFFVGSQFHPEFKSRPNRPHPLFAAFVRAGKQVHLEGDQEPLPIGGSEDMLSSSPLLGPAEEEVTVPSGQLP; this is encoded by the coding sequence ATGGCCGACACCGTTGGAAACGCAGACTCCGTCGAAGACGCCGACTCCGTTGAAGACGCCAATATACGGCATGTTGCCAAGCACATATTCGTCACCGGCGGCGTGGTTTCCTCTGTCGGCAAAGGGGTCACGGTGGCGGCCATCGGACGGCTGCTCAAGAGCCGGGGCATCCGCGTCTCCATTCAAAAGCTCGATCCGTATATCAACGTCGATCCGGGCACCATGAGTCCCTACCAGCACGGCGAGGTTTTTGTGACGGAAGACGGCGCGGAGACCGACCTCGACCTCGGCCACTACGAGCGCTTCATCGATGAGCCTCTCACCCGCGAAAGCAACGTGACCTCCGGCCAGGTGTTCGAGCACGTGATCGAGAAAGAGCGGCGCGGGGACTATCTGGGCGGCACGGTGCAGATGATTCCCCACATTACGGACGAGATTCGCGAGCGCATCCTGCGGGTAGGCGAGACCACGAATGCGGACGTCGTCATCGTAGAGGTGGGCGGCACGATCGGCCATATCGAGAGCTTGCCCTTCATCGAGAGTATCCGCCAACTCCGGCGCATGCTCGGTCGGGAAAACGTCTTCTATATCCATGTGACGCTGCTCCCGTACATTGGCTCGACCGGTGAACTCAAGACGAAACCCACGCAGCACAGCGTCCAGGAATTACGTCGGCTCGGCATCCAGCCGGAAATGATCATCTGTCGTTCCGACTACGAAATGCCGCCGGAGCTGCGCGAGAAGATTGCGCTCTTCTGCGATGTGGACGAACCGGCCGTAATCCCGCTGGTTACGTTCTCTTCCATCTACGAAGTGCCGATGTATTTGGAAAATATCGGTATCGGCAATTTGCTGGTGGATGCCCTGCGCCTGCCGGCACAGGAGCCGGACCTCTCCATTTGGGAGAAGATCGTGGAGCACGTCACGAGCAGTCACGCGCCGCTGGAGATCGCCATCGTCGGCAAGTATACGCAACTACCGGACGCCTACCTTAGCGTGACAGAGGCGCTGCGACACGCCTGTGCGGCGAATCAGGTGAACCTCAAACTCAAATGGGTGAACGCCGAGGACGTGGAAACTGACGGGCCGGAAGCGCATCTCGCCGACGTACGCGGAATAGTTGTGCCGGGCGGCTTCGGCCCCCGCGGCATCGAGGGGAAGATCATGGCGGCGCGCTATGCCCGCGAGAACAGTATTCCATACCTCGGGCTTTGCCTCGGTTTGCAGGTTGCCGTTATAGAATTTGCGCGGGCCGTGTTGGGCGAGCAGGCGAACAGTACGGAATTCGATCCGGAATCGCCCCATCCTGTGATCGACCAAATGGAAAGCCAGCGCGGCGTTACAAAAAAAGGCGGAACCATGCGGCTGGGCGCGTACCCCTGTGCGCTAGAGCCGGGCACCATCGCTGCGGCAGCCTACGGCGAGTCTCTCGTATATGAGCGGCATCGCCACCGCTGGGAGGTCAACGACCGCTACAAGGACGTCTTGGCAGAGCGTGGTTTTCGGGTGAGCGGCGTCTGGCCGGAAGGCGGCTTGGCGGAGATCATGGAGCGCACCGACCATCCGTTCTTTGTAGGCAGCCAATTCCATCCCGAGTTCAAATCGCGCCCCAACCGCCCCCATCCCCTTTTCGCGGCCTTCGTGCGCGCCGGCAAGCAGGTCCATCTGGAAGGCGACCAGGAGCCGCTGCCTATCGGCGGAAGCGAAGACATGCTCTCCTCATCGCCGTTGCTGGGGCCGGCTGAAGAGGAAGTCACAGTACCGAGCGGCCAATTGCCGTAG
- a CDS encoding Gfo/Idh/MocA family oxidoreductase, whose product MDENGLAGLGVAVIGFGVGRSHMRAYREIPGVRLVVLCDTDEERLAQARQEFDGIATTSDVEAAVSRDDVHVVSVCTPDHLHYEHCLAALAHGKHILCEKPMTTSEPHAWDLVRRVREADVRFAVGNVNRFVPQFAAIHQFVEEGRLGELFFVESDYIHDMRNVYQRTPWRADPVNPQNAWFGGGVHPMDLVRWVAGDVTEITLYANKCASTPEFPLPDTYISILKFANGCLGKVWETSAIRRVPGHVVNFNAYGAEGTMLTNTLEMEAKLWLNWGVEGQAGAQTLPFRRTIGHPVLDELTHLVDCIRTGETPLVDALEGAKTVATLAAGMRSLESSKPEQVNSWP is encoded by the coding sequence ATGGATGAAAATGGCCTAGCAGGCCTTGGCGTAGCAGTGATCGGCTTTGGCGTGGGGCGCAGTCACATGCGCGCGTATCGGGAGATCCCCGGTGTGCGGCTGGTTGTGCTCTGCGATACCGACGAGGAGCGGCTGGCGCAGGCGCGGCAGGAGTTTGACGGCATCGCCACGACGAGCGACGTCGAAGCAGCCGTGAGCCGCGACGACGTTCACGTGGTATCGGTCTGCACACCCGACCACCTGCACTACGAGCATTGTCTCGCCGCCCTCGCCCACGGCAAGCACATCCTTTGCGAGAAACCCATGACCACCAGCGAGCCGCACGCGTGGGACCTCGTACGACGGGTCAGAGAGGCTGACGTGCGCTTTGCCGTGGGCAACGTCAACCGCTTCGTGCCGCAGTTCGCGGCCATCCACCAATTTGTGGAGGAAGGGCGGCTGGGCGAGCTCTTCTTCGTGGAAAGCGATTACATCCACGACATGCGCAACGTCTACCAACGTACCCCCTGGCGGGCCGATCCGGTGAACCCCCAAAACGCGTGGTTCGGCGGCGGTGTGCATCCCATGGACTTGGTGCGTTGGGTTGCGGGCGACGTGACGGAAATCACCTTGTACGCGAACAAGTGCGCCAGCACACCGGAGTTCCCCCTGCCGGATACGTACATCAGCATCCTCAAGTTTGCCAACGGCTGTCTCGGCAAAGTGTGGGAGACGTCGGCCATTCGCCGTGTGCCGGGGCACGTGGTGAACTTCAACGCCTACGGCGCGGAAGGCACCATGCTCACGAATACGCTGGAGATGGAAGCAAAACTCTGGCTGAATTGGGGCGTGGAAGGCCAAGCGGGCGCGCAGACGCTGCCATTCCGCCGCACCATTGGCCACCCGGTGCTGGACGAACTCACGCACTTGGTGGACTGCATTCGCACCGGCGAGACGCCGCTAGTGGATGCCCTGGAAGGCGCAAAGACCGTGGCCACCCTCGCTGCGGGTATGCGCTCGCTGGAGAGCAGCAAGCCGGAGCAGGTGAACTCCTGGCCGTGA
- a CDS encoding MetQ/NlpA family ABC transporter substrate-binding protein, with protein sequence MALTRRTLLRGAVAGALALPMLAACGQVTVTTSDTAGQEAAAEPTKLRIGDLPLIDMLPVYVAEQEGLFPENLEVELVPFSSALERDTAYTSKQVDGVLNDFVSSTALNREQDFTRNVRVILRSTEQLSLFALIASKGSNIEKIEDVKGQQIAISPNTIIEYVLDRMLGTVGLGHDDVEKVAVPSIPLRLEMINQGNVTAAVLPEPLVSLSIATAGTRLIRDDAETQFGASLLSFRSDVIASQEDTVRGFMDGFEAGVNRINSNPGNYQDLMEARGRIPPPLFGTFSVPQFPAASVVTREEYEAVGEWAVGRGLLQEAIPYENLIDDRFLPG encoded by the coding sequence TTGGCTCTCACACGACGAACACTACTCCGTGGAGCGGTCGCCGGCGCGCTGGCGCTCCCCATGCTTGCCGCTTGCGGTCAGGTGACGGTAACGACAAGCGACACCGCAGGGCAAGAGGCCGCGGCGGAACCGACCAAGCTTCGCATTGGCGATCTTCCGCTCATTGACATGTTGCCGGTCTACGTGGCGGAACAGGAAGGCTTGTTCCCGGAAAACCTGGAAGTTGAATTGGTGCCGTTTTCCAGCGCATTGGAGCGCGACACCGCCTATACCTCAAAGCAGGTTGACGGCGTGTTGAACGACTTTGTTTCGTCGACGGCTCTGAATCGCGAGCAGGATTTCACCCGAAACGTGCGGGTGATTTTACGCTCCACCGAGCAACTCTCGCTCTTTGCGCTCATTGCGAGCAAGGGTTCCAACATCGAGAAGATCGAGGACGTGAAGGGCCAGCAGATCGCGATTTCGCCCAACACCATTATCGAGTATGTACTGGACAGGATGCTCGGTACCGTAGGTCTCGGCCACGACGACGTTGAGAAGGTGGCCGTGCCCAGCATTCCACTGCGCCTGGAGATGATCAATCAGGGCAACGTGACCGCTGCCGTGCTGCCGGAGCCCCTCGTCAGCCTGAGCATAGCAACGGCTGGCACGCGCCTCATCAGGGATGATGCCGAGACCCAGTTCGGCGCCTCACTGCTCTCGTTTCGCAGCGACGTGATTGCGAGCCAGGAAGACACGGTGCGCGGCTTCATGGATGGTTTCGAGGCCGGCGTCAACCGCATCAACAGCAATCCGGGAAATTACCAGGACCTCATGGAAGCGCGCGGCCGTATTCCTCCTCCTCTGTTTGGCACGTTTTCCGTACCCCAATTTCCCGCTGCTTCAGTTGTGACCCGGGAAGAGTATGAGGCGGTAGGCGAGTGGGCAGTCGGTCGCGGCCTGCTGCAAGAAGCAATCCCGTACGAAAACCTGATTGATGACCGCTTCTTGCCCGGCTAG
- a CDS encoding aminotransferase class I/II-fold pyridoxal phosphate-dependent enzyme encodes MATKIERLAVDGGEPVRTAPLETGYPGARLIGDEERELVLEVLERRAPFRFYGVNEPDKVAALEREAARMMGTAYALGVTSGTAALKVGLKALDIAPGDEVIVPALTFIASPGTVAAHQAIPVFADVNESFTLAPDDIENRITSRTRAIMPVHTSGVAAEMDTIMDIARRHDLPVIEDCAQSAGAAYKDKPIGAWGDVGAFSLQVNKIITAGEGGFVTTSEPAMFERAVRYHDHGNYRFGRMTIETSAPDDTMGDLTAYPPGQLDAFPGEVYRMGELAGALALAQLRKLPGIIDHMRHAHDTIKREVAGLPGVTLRHLPDPDGVAGVAFGLLLDDPENTGPFVKALRAEGIPARHVYGGKPVYTIEALQNYRPAVGALTQEFASGLCPRTEAIMARAVLIGIGPGYTDADCADVVQGLWKVATQVLV; translated from the coding sequence ATGGCAACGAAAATTGAACGCTTGGCCGTAGACGGCGGCGAGCCGGTCCGCACTGCCCCTTTGGAGACCGGCTATCCCGGCGCGCGTCTGATTGGCGATGAAGAGAGAGAACTGGTCCTCGAGGTGCTGGAGCGCCGTGCGCCCTTCCGCTTCTACGGCGTGAATGAGCCGGACAAAGTTGCCGCATTGGAGCGTGAAGCGGCCCGCATGATGGGCACGGCGTATGCGCTGGGCGTCACGTCAGGCACAGCCGCCCTCAAAGTCGGCTTGAAAGCCCTCGATATTGCCCCCGGCGACGAGGTCATCGTGCCCGCGCTCACATTCATCGCTTCGCCCGGCACCGTTGCCGCGCATCAGGCCATACCGGTATTTGCCGACGTCAACGAGTCGTTCACCCTTGCTCCCGACGACATCGAGAACCGCATCACGTCCCGCACGCGCGCCATCATGCCGGTGCATACCAGCGGCGTGGCCGCCGAGATGGACACGATCATGGACATCGCGCGGCGGCACGATCTCCCCGTAATCGAGGACTGTGCCCAGTCGGCCGGCGCGGCCTACAAAGACAAGCCCATCGGCGCGTGGGGCGACGTGGGCGCATTTAGCCTGCAGGTCAACAAGATCATCACCGCTGGCGAGGGTGGGTTTGTCACCACCAGCGAGCCGGCGATGTTCGAACGGGCGGTGCGCTATCACGATCACGGCAATTACCGTTTCGGGCGCATGACTATCGAGACGAGCGCGCCGGACGACACCATGGGCGATTTGACCGCTTACCCGCCCGGGCAGCTCGACGCATTTCCGGGTGAGGTCTACCGCATGGGCGAACTCGCCGGCGCCCTGGCGCTGGCGCAACTTCGCAAGCTGCCGGGCATCATCGACCACATGCGGCATGCCCACGACACGATCAAGCGCGAAGTCGCGGGACTGCCCGGCGTGACGTTGCGTCACCTGCCCGATCCCGACGGCGTGGCGGGCGTGGCGTTTGGCCTGCTGCTGGACGATCCCGAGAACACCGGACCATTCGTGAAGGCGCTCCGCGCGGAAGGCATTCCGGCGCGGCACGTCTACGGCGGCAAACCGGTCTACACCATCGAGGCGCTGCAGAACTACCGTCCGGCGGTCGGCGCACTCACGCAGGAATTCGCCTCCGGCCTCTGCCCGCGCACGGAAGCGATTATGGCCCGCGCCGTCCTCATCGGCATTGGGCCGGGCTACACCGACGCCGACTGCGCCGACGTGGTCCAAGGTCTGTGGAAGGTCGCCACTCAGGTGCTGGTCTGA
- a CDS encoding MBL fold metallo-hydrolase: MEISWYGNGCFRLRSQLGTVITDPYPPNPALRLPRLSAAVLAVSDSTLCDDTAVTREDHSLLVNGPGEYEIGGIFIVGVPMHSRGQAAVTAFVFEMEGLSVCHLGLPWQMPTSAQIENLGNIDILFLPVGGPGRIGVQAASDLASELEPKVLVPMYFSLPNAPDDRFNPLDRLAHELGTKLPEPEASFNTRRRGGIGQNTVVVLESRAQSRRESVAQK, encoded by the coding sequence GTGGAGATTTCCTGGTACGGCAACGGATGTTTCCGCTTGCGCAGCCAGCTCGGGACGGTAATTACCGACCCCTACCCGCCCAACCCCGCGCTACGTTTACCAAGGCTCAGCGCCGCCGTTCTTGCGGTCAGCGATTCCACACTGTGTGATGACACGGCTGTTACGCGAGAAGACCATAGTTTGCTCGTAAACGGTCCAGGCGAGTATGAAATCGGGGGCATCTTCATCGTCGGTGTGCCCATGCACAGCCGCGGGCAGGCTGCCGTAACAGCATTTGTATTTGAGATGGAAGGCTTGTCGGTCTGCCATCTTGGGTTGCCCTGGCAGATGCCGACCTCCGCGCAAATTGAGAATCTCGGCAACATAGACATTTTGTTCTTACCCGTGGGAGGGCCGGGCCGTATCGGCGTGCAAGCGGCTTCGGACCTAGCGAGCGAGTTAGAGCCCAAAGTGCTGGTGCCGATGTATTTTAGCCTGCCGAACGCACCCGATGACCGCTTTAATCCCCTGGACCGCTTGGCGCACGAGCTTGGCACGAAGCTGCCGGAACCGGAAGCATCCTTCAACACGCGGCGCCGGGGTGGGATCGGTCAAAACACGGTCGTAGTCCTGGAGAGCCGGGCGCAATCGCGGCGAGAAAGTGTCGCACAAAAGTGA
- a CDS encoding ankyrin repeat domain-containing protein: MSRRVLRKQFIAAIEAGDENRVAEIAAADPSIVNAANSHGHVPLGAAIGTGCLERIKQLVALGADPSHAYHGRTLLDAAAFSGHADIFRYLVSFGMQPSVHHAAALGEFRLLGQMLTENPALREPTVAGGRWRITPLHAAVIAGNRETVEFLLGQDVPVDALNHNGHTALALSAEHPPKEGRAPIAELLLAHGADANAAAGHHGGTVLHRAVIHGNIALARLLLEHGADPNRQDWSGKTPLHHAVAKNRKLVELVLAFSPNLALESRDGETPLQYAQRLRKRALVQLLKVGE; the protein is encoded by the coding sequence ATGAGTCGACGAGTGTTGCGCAAGCAGTTTATCGCGGCAATCGAAGCGGGGGATGAGAACCGGGTCGCCGAGATTGCCGCTGCGGACCCCAGCATCGTCAACGCGGCCAACTCGCACGGGCACGTCCCACTCGGCGCTGCCATTGGCACCGGCTGTCTCGAACGCATCAAGCAGTTAGTTGCGCTGGGCGCCGATCCAAGCCATGCCTACCACGGTCGCACCTTGCTGGATGCGGCGGCGTTTAGCGGACACGCGGACATCTTTCGCTATCTCGTCTCGTTCGGCATGCAGCCAAGCGTCCATCACGCCGCTGCACTTGGTGAATTCCGCCTCTTGGGACAGATGTTGACGGAAAATCCAGCCTTGAGGGAACCTACGGTAGCGGGTGGCCGTTGGCGCATCACGCCGTTGCACGCTGCCGTGATCGCAGGTAACCGCGAAACCGTAGAGTTTCTGCTTGGGCAAGACGTGCCTGTGGACGCACTGAACCACAACGGCCACACCGCACTGGCACTGAGCGCGGAGCATCCGCCGAAGGAGGGCCGCGCACCCATCGCCGAGCTACTGCTCGCCCACGGCGCGGACGCAAACGCCGCTGCCGGACACCACGGCGGCACTGTGCTTCACCGTGCCGTCATCCATGGCAACATTGCCTTGGCTCGCTTGTTGTTGGAGCACGGCGCCGATCCGAACCGCCAGGATTGGTCGGGCAAGACGCCGCTCCATCACGCGGTGGCGAAGAATCGAAAGCTTGTGGAATTGGTGCTGGCGTTCTCACCGAATCTTGCGTTGGAATCCCGCGACGGGGAGACACCGTTGCAGTATGCGCAACGTTTGCGAAAACGTGCGCTCGTGCAACTGTTGAAGGTTGGGGAGTAG
- a CDS encoding amidohydrolase family protein, translating to MVIDVHTHTCRGRWSMGNAITMSADQMVNRMDKMGVDMSVLLPLESPESFPEYFLTAEALEDWKRYPERFIPFGVIDPRNSVNKRMLLERMVAKGIMGFGEHKNGLAIDDPRAIELFSLAGEFDLPVMLHLDLNLCTDEDGQPGMERVLKECPNTVFMGHGPAWWAEISADFKRASRVGYPPGKVTPGGSTERLLQEYPNMYGDLSAGSGYNAISRDLDFTEGFIQRNWQKLMLGTDYLHPWQPLPQVEFLRNFPMSDEQREAIMGGTAEKVILKDKHLHTKKR from the coding sequence ATGGTTATCGATGTCCACACGCACACCTGCCGTGGGCGATGGAGTATGGGCAACGCCATCACCATGTCGGCGGACCAGATGGTGAACCGCATGGACAAGATGGGCGTGGATATGTCTGTGCTCCTGCCCTTGGAGAGTCCGGAGTCCTTTCCGGAATACTTCCTCACGGCGGAGGCACTGGAAGATTGGAAGAGGTACCCGGAGCGGTTCATCCCGTTTGGCGTCATCGATCCGCGCAACTCCGTGAACAAACGCATGCTGCTGGAAAGAATGGTCGCCAAGGGCATCATGGGTTTTGGCGAGCATAAGAACGGTTTGGCGATCGACGATCCCCGCGCCATTGAGCTTTTTTCCCTGGCCGGTGAATTCGACCTGCCGGTGATGCTGCACCTGGACCTGAATCTCTGCACCGATGAGGACGGCCAGCCGGGAATGGAGCGCGTGCTCAAGGAGTGTCCCAATACGGTCTTCATGGGTCACGGACCAGCGTGGTGGGCGGAGATTTCCGCAGACTTCAAGCGGGCCAGCAGGGTCGGCTATCCCCCGGGTAAGGTCACGCCCGGCGGCAGCACCGAGCGCCTCTTGCAGGAATACCCCAACATGTACGGCGACCTGTCGGCGGGTTCCGGCTACAATGCCATCTCCCGCGATCTCGACTTTACCGAGGGCTTCATCCAACGCAACTGGCAGAAACTCATGCTCGGCACCGACTATCTCCATCCCTGGCAGCCGCTGCCGCAGGTAGAGTTCTTACGCAACTTCCCCATGAGCGACGAGCAACGTGAAGCCATCATGGGCGGCACGGCGGAGAAGGTCATCTTGAAGGACAAGCATCTGCATACCAAGAAGCGGTAG
- a CDS encoding DSD1 family PLP-dependent enzyme, translated as MNKFDLPTPALCIDMESVRHNLRLMQDFADGAGVDLRPHAKTHKNPFFAHMQMAQGAVGVCVAKLSEAEVMVQGGVKDILVTNEIADPRKLRQLAGLAHYAKITLAVDSLPCAAAAARAAMDMGSTLNLLIEVDSGSLRCGTAPGEPTLELARGIMELECVVFAGIMGYEGHCMFIEDADERQRMVHADQERLVGTADLIRAHGIPVQTVSAAGTGTYDLTGNYPGITELQPGSYVFMDGRYRPLKPEFRCALTVIVTVISRPTPERVVVDVGMKSLTNEFGMPQVLNVPDCEFYREGEENACIRLDDTSHPIRPGDQVELLPMHGDTTIAVHDEYHLCHGEEVVMTLPIQGRGKFL; from the coding sequence GTGAACAAATTCGATCTCCCAACCCCGGCGCTCTGCATTGATATGGAGTCGGTCCGCCACAATCTGCGCCTCATGCAGGACTTTGCCGATGGGGCCGGCGTGGACCTGCGCCCCCACGCCAAGACCCATAAGAACCCGTTCTTTGCGCACATGCAGATGGCACAGGGAGCGGTGGGAGTCTGCGTGGCAAAGCTCAGTGAAGCCGAGGTCATGGTGCAAGGGGGCGTGAAGGACATCCTCGTCACCAATGAGATCGCCGATCCGCGCAAGTTGCGCCAACTGGCGGGCCTCGCGCACTACGCCAAGATCACATTGGCCGTGGATAGTCTGCCGTGCGCCGCGGCGGCGGCGCGGGCGGCCATGGACATGGGGAGTACGCTCAATTTGCTCATCGAGGTGGATAGCGGGTCGCTGCGCTGCGGCACCGCTCCCGGTGAGCCGACGCTTGAACTGGCGCGGGGCATCATGGAGCTGGAATGCGTGGTATTCGCGGGAATCATGGGCTACGAGGGCCACTGCATGTTCATCGAGGACGCGGACGAACGCCAGCGGATGGTGCATGCGGACCAAGAGAGACTGGTGGGCACCGCCGATCTCATCCGCGCCCACGGCATTCCTGTGCAGACGGTCTCCGCCGCGGGCACCGGCACTTATGACCTGACCGGCAACTATCCGGGCATTACCGAGCTGCAGCCGGGCTCGTACGTCTTCATGGACGGACGTTACCGGCCGCTGAAGCCGGAGTTTCGCTGCGCGCTCACCGTAATCGTTACGGTGATCAGCCGTCCCACGCCGGAGCGGGTCGTTGTCGACGTGGGCATGAAGTCGCTAACCAACGAGTTCGGCATGCCGCAGGTGCTCAACGTCCCCGATTGCGAATTCTACCGCGAGGGCGAGGAGAACGCCTGCATCCGCCTGGACGATACCAGCCATCCCATTCGCCCCGGCGATCAGGTGGAACTGCTGCCCATGCACGGCGATACGACCATTGCCGTACATGATGAGTACCACCTCTGCCACGGCGAAGAGGTGGTGATGACGCTGCCAATCCAAGGGCGGGGGAAGTTTCTGTGA